One segment of Halalkalicoccus tibetensis DNA contains the following:
- the sepF gene encoding cell division protein SepF produces the protein MGFMDKLLGEQGTQRRSRGRSVEDYAEVDVGDLAAAPDEAGTQVHIAEIDGQRDLIAIKDAIYDGDVVVADIVRLRTTDSTVEHVIDELRQVADEVNGDIVQKGDDQIIVTPTGVSVNRSKLGR, from the coding sequence ATGGGGTTTATGGACAAGCTGCTGGGCGAACAGGGCACCCAGCGCCGGAGCCGAGGACGGAGCGTCGAGGACTACGCCGAGGTCGACGTCGGCGACCTCGCGGCGGCCCCCGACGAGGCGGGCACGCAGGTACACATCGCCGAGATCGACGGCCAGCGCGATCTCATCGCGATCAAGGACGCCATCTACGACGGCGACGTCGTCGTCGCCGATATCGTTCGTCTGCGGACGACCGACAGCACGGTCGAGCACGTCATCGACGAGCTCCGACAGGTCGCCGACGAGGTCAACGGCGACATCGTCCAGAAGGGCGACGACCAGATCATCGTCACGCCGACGGGCGTCTCGGTCAACCGCAGCAAGCTCGGGCGCTGA
- a CDS encoding rhomboid family intramembrane serine protease: MSRRGNPTIETLFVMGIVFLLQTAVDIVGLMTFLFVLAPPVDVRPWTLVTSVYAHGGLGHLLSNALALLIFGLLVERRTSRARFHAFFVTTGMLAGVAQITLGGLAGPAQGVLGASGAIFALMGYVLAGNVVSATLLDRVRLSRRMQFVLAVVLAAVVTLATGAPGVALIAHFTGLVLGLVAGRAGLLDVRNGSHK; this comes from the coding sequence ATGAGCCGCCGCGGAAACCCGACGATCGAGACGCTGTTCGTCATGGGGATCGTCTTCCTCCTCCAGACGGCGGTGGATATCGTCGGGCTGATGACGTTCCTGTTCGTCCTCGCGCCCCCCGTCGACGTCCGGCCGTGGACGCTCGTGACCAGCGTCTACGCCCATGGCGGGCTGGGCCACCTGCTCTCGAACGCGCTCGCGCTGTTGATCTTCGGCCTGCTGGTCGAGCGCCGCACCAGCCGGGCTCGCTTTCATGCCTTCTTCGTCACGACCGGCATGCTCGCAGGTGTCGCCCAGATCACCCTGGGCGGCCTCGCGGGACCCGCACAGGGCGTGCTCGGGGCCAGCGGCGCGATCTTCGCGCTGATGGGCTACGTGCTCGCGGGCAACGTCGTCTCGGCGACGCTGCTCGATCGGGTCCGATTGAGCCGGCGCATGCAGTTCGTCCTGGCCGTCGTCCTCGCCGCCGTGGTGACGCTCGCAACGGGCGCGCCGGGGGTCGCGCTGATCGCCCACTTCACCGGGCTCGTTCTGGGCCTCGTCGCCGGACGGGCGGGGCTGCTCGACGTCCGAAACGGAAGTCACAAATAA
- a CDS encoding RNA-binding protein — MEISSRHHLRSDEVRTLEERVEDALGVSLDGDAYELVELADSPFDLVLVDGDPDALYYEDEPFVTVRGANAYEPARGIVTVDAGAVSFVSDGADVMRPGIVGADDSIAEGDLVAIAEESHGKVLAIGRAMTAGDEMVGDSGKVVESIHHVGDDLYTFSV; from the coding sequence ATGGAGATCTCATCCCGCCACCACCTGCGCAGCGACGAGGTACGAACGCTCGAGGAGCGCGTCGAGGACGCGCTCGGCGTCTCGCTCGACGGCGACGCCTACGAGCTCGTCGAGCTCGCCGACAGCCCGTTCGACCTCGTGCTCGTCGACGGCGATCCCGACGCGCTGTACTACGAGGACGAGCCCTTCGTCACCGTCCGCGGGGCCAACGCCTACGAGCCCGCACGCGGGATCGTCACCGTCGACGCCGGTGCGGTCTCGTTCGTCTCCGACGGCGCCGACGTGATGCGCCCCGGCATCGTCGGGGCCGACGACTCGATCGCCGAGGGCGACCTCGTGGCGATCGCAGAGGAGTCCCACGGGAAGGTGCTCGCGATCGGCCGGGCGATGACCGCGGGCGACGAGATGGTCGGCGACTCGGGGAAGGTCGTCGAGTCGATCCACCACGTCGGCGACGACCTCTACACCTTCAGCGTCTAG
- a CDS encoding GNAT family N-acetyltransferase: MTTETRADGRTEEDRSVEFVELETEDDWLAAWPVMEPFWPEMGREEFLDYRRRLRDREYQLFALREDGEPIAAVGVYPDLDVWYGKHVRIRDAVVATDRRSEGFGRELIKRLEDRAREEGYESLVLCSAIDRERAHEFYEEQGMERDGYRFVESL, encoded by the coding sequence ATGACGACTGAAACACGCGCCGACGGACGGACTGAGGAGGACCGATCGGTGGAGTTCGTGGAGCTCGAGACCGAGGACGACTGGCTCGCCGCCTGGCCCGTGATGGAACCCTTCTGGCCCGAGATGGGCCGCGAGGAGTTCCTCGACTACCGCCGGCGGCTGCGCGACCGGGAGTACCAGCTGTTCGCGCTCCGCGAGGACGGCGAGCCGATCGCGGCCGTCGGGGTCTACCCCGACCTCGACGTCTGGTACGGCAAACACGTCCGGATCCGGGACGCCGTCGTCGCCACCGACCGGCGCTCGGAGGGGTTCGGTCGGGAGCTGATCAAGCGCCTCGAAGATCGCGCGCGCGAGGAGGGCTACGAGTCGCTCGTGCTGTGCTCGGCGATCGACCGCGAGCGGGCCCACGAGTTCTACGAGGAACAGGGGATGGAACGGGACGGCTACCGGTTCGTCGAGTCGCTCTAG
- a CDS encoding ROK family protein, which translates to MAHYAGVDLGATNIRAAVADEQAEILAVARRETPQGPTGIDVTEAVLRTLREACGSADVDPRAVEAAGIGSFGPFDLAAGTIESPANLPDTVETVPLTGPVEELIGSERVYLHNDTIAGVIGERFHAERNPDDMVYLTISSGIGAGVCVDGNVLSGWDGNAGEVGHMTIDPEGRRTCGCGHDGHWEAYCSGNNIPEYARLLYEDAREIDTALPIADPDFSAVDVFENAENDEFARHVITQLGHWNAMGVANLVHAYAPLVVYVGGAVAINNPELTLDPIREQLDEMVFVNIPQIELTTLGDDVVLHGAIASAMTGGTGDRGRMRS; encoded by the coding sequence ATGGCGCACTACGCCGGCGTCGACCTCGGGGCGACGAACATCCGGGCGGCGGTCGCCGACGAGCAGGCAGAGATACTGGCGGTCGCCCGGCGTGAGACCCCACAGGGTCCGACGGGGATCGACGTGACCGAGGCCGTCCTTCGCACCCTCCGGGAAGCCTGCGGATCGGCCGATGTCGACCCCCGGGCGGTCGAGGCGGCCGGGATCGGCAGCTTCGGCCCGTTCGATCTGGCGGCCGGGACGATCGAGAGCCCCGCGAACCTCCCCGATACCGTCGAGACGGTCCCGCTGACCGGCCCCGTCGAGGAGCTGATCGGCTCCGAGCGGGTCTACCTCCACAACGACACCATCGCGGGCGTCATCGGCGAGCGCTTCCACGCCGAGCGCAACCCCGACGACATGGTGTATCTCACCATCTCCTCGGGGATCGGCGCCGGGGTCTGCGTCGACGGCAACGTCCTCTCGGGCTGGGACGGCAACGCCGGCGAGGTCGGCCACATGACGATCGACCCCGAGGGACGCCGGACCTGTGGCTGTGGCCACGACGGCCACTGGGAGGCGTACTGTTCGGGCAACAACATCCCCGAGTACGCCCGCCTGCTCTACGAGGACGCCCGGGAGATCGACACCGCCCTCCCGATCGCCGACCCCGACTTCTCGGCCGTGGACGTCTTCGAGAACGCCGAGAACGACGAGTTCGCGCGCCACGTGATCACGCAGCTCGGCCACTGGAACGCGATGGGCGTCGCGAACCTCGTCCACGCCTACGCGCCGCTGGTGGTCTACGTCGGGGGCGCGGTCGCGATCAACAACCCCGAACTCACGCTCGACCCCATCCGCGAGCAGCTCGATGAGATGGTCTTCGTCAACATCCCGCAGATCGAGCTGACGACGCTCGGCGACGACGTCGTGCTCCACGGGGCGATCGCGAGCGCGATGACCGGCGGCACCGGTGACCGGGGCCGAATGCGAAGCTGA
- a CDS encoding ribonuclease R family protein translates to MSDAQSEAGTVEGQGPVEIDEEMARHLENKREELFEKFEIPDEFPPEVIEEAEARTEDIQTEIQEEVDERRDLREMTTWTTDPIDAQDFDDAISIEEREEEYVLWVHIADVTHYVTPETSMWSSAVERANTVYLPAYTVHMLPPILAETVCSLVPNEDRLAHTVEMHLDKETLGYEEIEIYKSVIESDERLTYAQAEQRLEEPDAPLHEECVLVHEVADRMHEQRKEDGSLVLNPARDRAHTIIEECMLKANKAVTHELMWGRGVEAMYRVHPQPSPDEWDKALQEIQELDGVSIPGEAWDDPRMAVNATLEEAPGRQLGKIQWAVMKVMPRAQYMNDPFGGHHALNFEIYGHFTSPIRRLSDLINHWIVHTNDVPEDLVALCDRASERQKAGEQCEREYKKFLEEVGLDPSAVNNRGIEVVESE, encoded by the coding sequence ATGAGCGACGCCCAGTCCGAGGCCGGCACCGTCGAGGGCCAGGGCCCCGTCGAGATCGACGAGGAGATGGCCCGCCACCTCGAGAACAAACGCGAGGAGCTCTTCGAGAAGTTCGAGATCCCCGACGAGTTCCCGCCCGAGGTGATCGAGGAGGCGGAAGCCCGCACCGAGGACATCCAGACGGAGATCCAGGAGGAGGTCGACGAGCGCCGCGACCTCCGGGAGATGACGACCTGGACGACCGACCCGATCGACGCCCAGGACTTCGACGACGCGATCTCCATCGAGGAGCGCGAGGAGGAGTACGTGCTCTGGGTCCACATCGCGGACGTCACCCACTACGTCACCCCCGAGACCTCGATGTGGTCCTCGGCCGTCGAGCGGGCCAACACCGTCTATCTCCCCGCCTACACCGTCCACATGCTGCCGCCGATCCTCGCCGAGACGGTCTGCTCGCTGGTCCCCAACGAGGACCGGCTCGCACATACGGTGGAGATGCACCTCGACAAGGAGACCCTGGGCTACGAGGAGATCGAAATCTACAAGTCGGTGATCGAGTCGGACGAACGCCTGACCTACGCGCAGGCCGAACAGCGCCTCGAGGAACCCGACGCGCCGCTTCACGAGGAGTGCGTGCTGGTCCACGAGGTGGCCGACCGAATGCACGAGCAGCGAAAGGAGGACGGTTCTCTGGTGCTCAACCCGGCGCGCGATCGCGCCCACACGATCATCGAGGAGTGCATGCTGAAGGCGAACAAAGCAGTCACCCACGAGCTGATGTGGGGCCGCGGGGTCGAGGCCATGTACCGCGTTCACCCCCAGCCCAGCCCCGACGAGTGGGACAAGGCGCTCCAGGAGATCCAGGAGCTCGACGGCGTCTCGATCCCGGGCGAGGCCTGGGACGACCCCCGGATGGCCGTCAACGCCACCCTCGAGGAGGCGCCCGGCAGACAGCTGGGGAAGATCCAGTGGGCGGTGATGAAGGTGATGCCCCGCGCCCAGTACATGAACGACCCCTTCGGCGGGCACCACGCGCTCAACTTCGAGATCTATGGGCATTTCACCAGCCCGATCCGCCGACTGAGCGACCTGATCAACCACTGGATCGTCCACACGAACGACGTTCCCGAGGACCTCGTCGCGCTCTGTGACCGGGCCTCCGAGCGCCAGAAGGCCGGCGAACAGTGCGAGCGCGAGTACAAGAAGTTCTTAGAGGAGGTCGGACTCGATCCCAGCGCGGTGAACAACCGCGGGATCGAAGTCGTCGAGTCCGAGTAG
- the tuf gene encoding translation elongation factor EF-1 subunit alpha, with protein sequence MADQPHQNLAIIGHVDHGKSTLVGRLLYETGSVPEHVIEQHKEEAEEKGKGGFEFAYVMDNLAEERERGVTIDIAHQEFDTDEYNFTIVDTPGHRDFVKNMITGASQADHAVLVVAADDGVAPQTQEHVFLARTLGIGELIIAVNKMDLVDYSQNDYDEVVEEVKDLLNQVRFDTENANFIPVSAFEGDNISDRSENTDWYDGKTVLEALNTLPEPEPPTDAPLRLPIQDVYTISGIGTVPVGRVETGILETGMNVSFQPSDVGGEVKTVEMHHEEVPQAQPGDNVGFNVRGIGKDDIRRGDVCGPAEDPPSVATTFQAQIVVMQHPSVITAGYTPVFHAHTAQVACTIESIDQKIDPASGEVEEENPDFIQSGDAAVVTVRPQKPLSLEPSSEIPELGSFAVRDMGQTIAAGRVLEVNEN encoded by the coding sequence ATGGCTGACCAACCACACCAGAACCTGGCCATCATCGGCCACGTCGACCACGGGAAGAGCACGCTCGTCGGGCGACTGCTGTACGAGACCGGCAGCGTCCCGGAGCACGTCATCGAACAGCACAAGGAGGAGGCCGAGGAGAAGGGCAAGGGCGGCTTCGAGTTCGCCTACGTCATGGACAACCTCGCCGAGGAGCGAGAGCGCGGTGTAACCATCGACATCGCCCACCAGGAGTTCGACACCGACGAGTACAACTTCACCATCGTCGACACGCCCGGCCACCGTGACTTCGTCAAGAACATGATCACCGGGGCCAGCCAGGCCGACCACGCCGTGCTGGTCGTCGCCGCCGACGACGGCGTCGCACCCCAGACCCAGGAGCACGTCTTTCTGGCCCGGACGCTGGGGATTGGCGAGCTGATCATCGCGGTCAACAAGATGGACCTCGTCGACTACAGCCAGAACGACTACGACGAGGTCGTCGAGGAAGTCAAGGACCTCCTCAATCAGGTCCGCTTCGACACCGAGAACGCGAACTTCATCCCGGTATCGGCGTTCGAGGGCGACAACATCTCCGATCGCTCCGAGAACACCGACTGGTACGACGGCAAGACCGTCCTCGAGGCACTGAACACGCTTCCGGAGCCCGAGCCGCCGACGGACGCGCCGCTTCGCCTGCCCATCCAGGACGTCTACACCATCTCGGGCATCGGTACCGTCCCCGTCGGACGCGTCGAGACCGGGATCCTCGAGACGGGCATGAACGTCTCGTTCCAGCCCAGCGACGTCGGCGGCGAGGTCAAGACCGTCGAGATGCACCACGAGGAGGTCCCCCAGGCCCAGCCCGGCGACAACGTCGGATTCAACGTCCGCGGCATCGGCAAGGACGACATCCGCCGCGGCGACGTCTGTGGTCCCGCCGAGGACCCGCCGTCGGTCGCCACCACGTTCCAGGCCCAGATCGTCGTGATGCAGCACCCCTCGGTGATCACCGCGGGCTACACGCCGGTCTTCCACGCCCACACCGCGCAGGTCGCCTGTACGATCGAGTCGATCGATCAGAAGATCGACCCCGCATCAGGCGAGGTCGAGGAGGAGAACCCCGACTTCATCCAGTCGGGCGACGCAGCGGTCGTCACCGTCCGACCGCAGAAGCCCCTCAGCCTCGAGCCGTCCTCGGAGATCCCCGAGCTCGGGAGCTTCGCAGTGCGTGACATGGGCCAGACCATCGCGGCCGGTCGGGTCCTCGAGGTCAACGAGAACTAA
- a CDS encoding proton-conducting transporter membrane subunit, producing MSGAVTGTTEVMSFRPLAAVGLAAVAVVLIGALADRPRLRDGAAVGSAFAMAGTVCSMLPGALVGVTYVTPVGTLVAGIEVAFRADPLGLLFAATASVLYAVTVVYSVGYLDAAGRTRYFVALSICLGAAMGVAFAPNLLVLFVCYELMTVGTYPLVVHEESERARHVGYKYLAYVLGGGVPILAGTVLVFSMAGTVDFAAGGVDALAEAASADPWPARLAFGLLVAGFGVKAALVPLHSWLPSAMVAPTPVSGILHAVAVVKSGVFGIARVILDVFGPELSTALGGAAALAAVAGVTVLVASLLALRQDELKRRLAYSTVAQLSYIVLGLALLAPASVVGALVHLPAHAVGKLTLFLCAGVLATECGVKRVSDCAGVGRRLPLTMGAFAVGSLSLAGIPPFAGFASKWYLLVGSAEANPAALAVLFGSSVLTVAYLWPVVYTAFFETPGSADLKPVTTGPLGGSENGGGEVRADGGSGRPGSEAAPAMLWPVLATAGLVVALGIAPDHLFVLDAARLVAEGAFGVSVP from the coding sequence ATGAGCGGCGCGGTCACGGGGACGACGGAGGTCATGTCATTCAGGCCGCTCGCCGCCGTCGGCCTCGCCGCCGTCGCGGTCGTCCTGATCGGCGCGTTGGCGGACAGACCGCGACTGCGCGACGGCGCCGCGGTCGGCTCGGCGTTCGCGATGGCCGGCACCGTCTGCAGCATGCTCCCCGGCGCCCTCGTCGGAGTGACGTACGTTACCCCGGTCGGGACCCTCGTCGCCGGCATCGAGGTCGCCTTTCGCGCGGATCCCCTCGGGCTCCTCTTCGCCGCCACCGCGAGCGTGCTCTACGCCGTCACCGTCGTCTACAGCGTCGGCTACCTCGATGCCGCGGGGAGGACGCGCTACTTCGTCGCCCTGTCGATCTGTCTCGGCGCGGCGATGGGCGTCGCCTTCGCCCCAAACCTGCTCGTGCTGTTCGTCTGCTACGAGCTGATGACCGTCGGGACCTACCCGCTGGTGGTCCACGAGGAGTCGGAGAGGGCCCGACACGTCGGCTACAAGTATCTCGCCTACGTGCTCGGCGGCGGCGTCCCGATCCTCGCGGGCACCGTGCTGGTCTTCTCGATGGCCGGCACCGTCGACTTCGCGGCCGGCGGCGTCGACGCCCTCGCCGAGGCCGCCTCGGCCGACCCGTGGCCCGCCCGCCTCGCCTTCGGCCTACTCGTTGCCGGCTTCGGCGTGAAGGCCGCGCTCGTCCCGCTTCACTCGTGGCTCCCGAGCGCCATGGTCGCGCCCACCCCCGTCTCGGGGATCCTCCACGCGGTCGCCGTCGTCAAGTCGGGCGTCTTCGGCATTGCTCGAGTGATCCTCGACGTCTTCGGGCCCGAGCTCTCGACCGCCCTCGGCGGGGCCGCCGCGCTCGCGGCCGTCGCGGGCGTGACCGTTCTGGTCGCGAGCCTGCTCGCGCTCCGCCAGGACGAGCTGAAACGCCGCCTCGCGTACTCGACGGTCGCCCAGCTCTCCTACATCGTCCTCGGGCTCGCGCTGCTGGCCCCGGCGAGCGTCGTCGGCGCGCTGGTCCACCTGCCCGCCCACGCCGTCGGGAAGCTCACGCTCTTTCTCTGTGCCGGCGTCCTCGCGACCGAGTGCGGGGTCAAACGCGTCAGCGACTGTGCCGGCGTCGGCCGGCGCCTGCCGCTGACGATGGGCGCCTTCGCCGTCGGTAGCCTCAGCCTCGCCGGCATTCCGCCGTTCGCGGGCTTCGCGAGCAAGTGGTACCTGCTGGTCGGGAGCGCCGAGGCAAACCCCGCCGCCCTCGCCGTTCTGTTCGGGTCGAGCGTGCTCACCGTCGCCTATCTCTGGCCGGTCGTCTACACGGCGTTCTTCGAGACGCCCGGAAGCGCGGACCTCAAACCCGTCACGACGGGGCCGCTCGGCGGCAGCGAGAACGGGGGCGGGGAGGTCAGGGCCGACGGAGGATCGGGTCGGCCGGGCTCCGAGGCCGCCCCCGCGATGCTCTGGCCGGTGCTCGCGACCGCCGGGCTCGTCGTCGCGCTCGGGATCGCCCCCGACCACCTGTTCGTGCTCGATGCCGCCCGGCTCGTCGCCGAGGGGGCCTTCGGGGTGAGCGTCCCGTGA
- the rpsJ gene encoding 30S ribosomal protein S10: MQQARVRLAGTSPNDLDDICDDVREIADKTGVSVSGPIPLPTKTLEVPARKSPDGEGTATWEHWEMRVHKRLIDLDADERALRQLMRIQVPNDVSIEIVLED; this comes from the coding sequence ATGCAACAGGCACGCGTCAGACTCGCCGGCACGAGTCCGAACGACCTCGACGACATCTGCGACGACGTGCGAGAGATCGCGGACAAGACCGGCGTCTCGGTGTCGGGTCCGATCCCGCTGCCGACCAAGACGCTCGAGGTACCGGCACGGAAGTCGCCGGACGGCGAAGGGACCGCGACCTGGGAGCACTGGGAGATGCGTGTCCACAAGCGCCTGATCGACCTCGACGCCGACGAGCGCGCGCTCAGACAGCTCATGCGCATCCAGGTCCCCAACGACGTCTCGATCGAGATCGTCCTCGAGGACTGA
- a CDS encoding beta-glucosidase family protein: MDRVDQLVDELTLEEKLRLVRGAEDPDGTATGYVPDVERLDIPSFRLVDGPLGVRAEGKRSTAFPASLSLAATFDPDLAREQGAAMAREAKAHGQDALLAPGMNLLRVPNCGRNFEYLSEDPHHAARFAGELVAGIEGESVVATAKHYVANNQETGRTEVSAEVGERALRELYLPAFRAAVGAGAGSVMTAYNRVNGTHMSDHRRLLTDVLKGEWGFDGYVVSDWYGIESTVGAANAGLDLEMPGVPVAAPEGEEVDMGSIDGIPDGTKAGLFGEPLAEAIGSGEVPEERLDDMVRRVLGAMARTGALDGERDDGALDTPEHRALAERVAARGTVLLENDALLPLDEDATVAVIGPNVGEPKLGGGGSSETTPFRSVAPRDGIENRAEGSVTVERGIDAIEDLSLFDLLPFVDGGHGDGGEADDADEERPEPSLSDAVAAAEAADVAVVFVRDATTEGRDRESLRLPGEQDELVEAVADANDRTVVVVNSGGPVELPWREEVAAVLEAWYPGQADGSSIASVLYGDRDPSGRLPVSFGAEEEYPTADEERYPGIDDEARYDEGVFVGYRAFDATDTEPAYPFGHGKSYAEFRYGEVETDGSTVGVEVENASERAGREVVQAYVRPPAAPEGVERPVRELAGFESVEVDSGESQRVEVELDERAFARYDPEEGWTTDPGTYTVEVGRSSRDIRVTAEFER; encoded by the coding sequence ATGGACCGCGTCGATCAACTGGTGGACGAACTGACGCTCGAGGAGAAGCTACGGCTCGTTCGAGGGGCCGAAGACCCCGACGGAACGGCGACGGGCTACGTCCCGGACGTCGAGCGCCTCGACATTCCCTCGTTCAGGCTCGTCGACGGCCCGCTCGGGGTGCGTGCCGAAGGGAAACGCTCGACGGCGTTCCCGGCTTCGCTCTCGCTCGCGGCGACGTTCGATCCCGATCTCGCACGCGAGCAGGGGGCCGCGATGGCCCGCGAGGCGAAGGCCCACGGGCAGGACGCGCTGCTCGCGCCCGGCATGAACCTGCTGCGGGTGCCGAACTGTGGCCGGAACTTCGAGTACCTCTCGGAGGACCCCCACCACGCCGCGCGCTTCGCGGGGGAACTCGTCGCCGGGATCGAGGGCGAAAGCGTGGTCGCGACGGCGAAACACTACGTCGCGAACAACCAGGAGACCGGTCGCACGGAGGTCAGCGCCGAGGTCGGCGAACGGGCGCTTCGCGAGCTCTACCTGCCGGCCTTTCGCGCGGCCGTCGGGGCCGGGGCCGGTTCGGTGATGACCGCCTACAACCGGGTGAACGGCACGCACATGAGCGACCACCGGCGGCTGCTGACCGACGTCCTCAAGGGCGAATGGGGGTTCGACGGCTACGTCGTCTCAGACTGGTACGGGATCGAGAGCACCGTCGGCGCGGCGAACGCCGGACTCGACCTGGAAATGCCCGGCGTTCCAGTAGCGGCCCCGGAGGGCGAGGAGGTCGACATGGGCTCGATCGACGGGATCCCCGACGGGACGAAGGCCGGGCTGTTCGGCGAGCCGCTCGCCGAGGCCATCGGGAGCGGCGAGGTCCCCGAGGAGCGCCTCGACGACATGGTGAGACGTGTCCTCGGCGCGATGGCTCGAACGGGAGCGCTCGACGGCGAGCGCGACGACGGGGCGCTCGACACGCCCGAGCACCGCGCGCTCGCCGAGCGTGTCGCCGCCCGCGGGACGGTCCTGCTGGAGAACGACGCTCTCCTCCCGCTCGACGAGGACGCCACGGTCGCCGTGATCGGCCCCAACGTCGGCGAGCCGAAGCTCGGCGGCGGGGGCTCCTCGGAGACGACGCCGTTCCGCTCGGTCGCTCCCCGGGACGGGATCGAGAACCGAGCCGAGGGGTCGGTGACCGTCGAGCGGGGAATCGACGCAATCGAGGACCTCTCACTGTTCGACCTCCTGCCCTTCGTCGATGGCGGCCACGGCGACGGGGGCGAGGCGGACGACGCGGACGAGGAGCGCCCGGAACCCTCGCTGTCCGACGCGGTCGCGGCCGCGGAGGCGGCCGACGTCGCGGTGGTGTTCGTCCGCGACGCCACGACCGAGGGGCGGGACCGCGAGAGCCTCCGCCTGCCGGGCGAGCAGGACGAGCTCGTCGAGGCCGTCGCCGACGCCAACGACCGCACGGTGGTCGTCGTCAACTCGGGTGGACCCGTCGAGCTGCCCTGGCGCGAGGAGGTCGCGGCGGTCCTAGAGGCGTGGTACCCCGGCCAGGCCGACGGAAGCTCGATCGCGTCGGTGCTCTACGGCGATCGGGACCCCTCGGGCCGGCTCCCGGTCAGCTTCGGCGCCGAGGAGGAGTACCCGACCGCCGACGAGGAGCGGTATCCGGGAATTGACGACGAGGCGCGCTACGACGAGGGGGTCTTCGTCGGCTATCGGGCCTTCGACGCGACCGACACCGAGCCCGCCTACCCCTTCGGCCACGGCAAGTCCTACGCCGAGTTCCGCTACGGCGAGGTGGAGACCGACGGCTCGACCGTCGGGGTCGAGGTCGAGAACGCCTCGGAGCGGGCGGGCCGCGAGGTGGTCCAGGCGTACGTCCGGCCCCCGGCCGCACCCGAGGGGGTCGAGCGGCCCGTCCGGGAGCTCGCCGGGTTCGAGTCCGTCGAGGTCGACTCGGGGGAGTCCCAGCGGGTCGAGGTGGAGCTCGACGAGCGGGCGTTCGCCCGGTACGACCCCGAGGAGGGGTGGACGACCGACCCCGGGACCTACACCGTCGAGGTGGGCCGCTCCTCGCGCGATATCAGGGTAACGGCGGAGTTCGAGCGGTAG
- a CDS encoding NifU family protein, with translation MSTDTGEPDDAEDLESRVETWLVKQMPIIQMHGGTSAVRKAEPGGEVIIELGGGCRGCEVSEITTGNIEAELLQWPEIEEITVRAPESGESLGVDQPESIMGIDRSEGGRG, from the coding sequence ATGAGCACCGACACCGGCGAGCCCGACGACGCCGAGGACCTCGAGTCCCGGGTCGAGACGTGGCTCGTAAAACAGATGCCGATCATCCAGATGCACGGGGGGACCAGCGCCGTCCGGAAGGCCGAGCCCGGCGGCGAGGTGATCATCGAGCTGGGCGGGGGCTGTCGGGGCTGTGAGGTCAGCGAGATCACCACCGGCAACATCGAGGCCGAGCTGCTGCAGTGGCCCGAGATAGAGGAGATAACGGTCCGCGCGCCCGAGAGCGGCGAGAGCCTCGGCGTCGATCAGCCCGAGAGCATCATGGGAATCGACCGCTCGGAGGGCGGGCGGGGCTGA